A window of the Henckelia pumila isolate YLH828 chromosome 3, ASM3356847v2, whole genome shotgun sequence genome harbors these coding sequences:
- the LOC140892609 gene encoding pEARLI1-like lipid transfer protein 1, translating to MESSSATLLLLLLTLSVLSISSSGAATFEPECGSCSKPHPTVKPPTTVPLPPVTLPPVTLPPVTVPNVPLLPPAIVPPVLTPPKGTPCAPPSPPASCPIDTLKLGACVDLLGGLVHAVVGDPAVHECCPVLSGLVELEAAACLCTTLKIKALNLNIYVPIALQVLATCGKTPPPGYTCSI from the coding sequence ATGGAGTCCTCCTCCGCCACTCTCCTCCTCCTTCTCCTAACACTCTCCGTGCTCTCCATTTCCTCCTCCGGCGCCGCCACCTTCGAACCCGAATGCGGCTCCTGCTCCAAGCCCCATCCCACCGTCAAGCCACCCACCACCGTGCCGTTGCCGCCGGTGACTCTTCCACCCGTCACCCTCCCTCCGGTGACCGTTCCCAACGTGCCACTGTTGCCGCCCGCCATAGTTCCTCCGGTGCTCACCCCGCCGAAAGGGACACCGTGCGCGCCACCGTCTCCTCCCGCCAGTTGCCCGATCGACACGCTGAAGCTGGGTGCCTGCGTGGATCTTCTGGGTGGTCTGGTGCATGCGGTGGTGGGGGATCCGGCGGTGCACGAGTGTTGCCCGGTGCTGTCGGGGCTGGTTGAGCTGGAAGCGGCGGCGTGCTTGTGCACAACTCTCAAGATTAAAGCCCTTAATCTCAACATTTACGTTCCCATTGCTCTTCAAGTGTTGGCCACCTGCGGCAAGACTCCGCCGCCTGGCTACACTTGCTCTATCTAG